In the Sarcophilus harrisii chromosome 3, mSarHar1.11, whole genome shotgun sequence genome, one interval contains:
- the CEACAM19 gene encoding carcinoembryonic antigen-related cell adhesion molecule 19, which produces MAEDHLGSMLPPPPRAQDMPTSGITINPDWTVRQLSSGPLNPAQGEVTCTISCNRGPCSEKSANTTKLQHPGKDGANLGLAVTVALSCLGLGALLVGGGLGYLLLTGSWRRKGPGPITAKQDLGRHMFHKHEADNNQYEVSLSPSPLRSPTRGAESSGPEPSPVEPQTRNQEAQEHHYEELQDPDPAPYCQLSPTV; this is translated from the exons ATGGCGGAGGATCATCTTGGTTCAatgctccctcctcctccccgtGCCCAAGACATGCCCACAAGTGGCATCACCATCAATCCGGACTGGACCGTGAGGCAACTGAGCTCGGGTCCG CTAAACCCAGCCCAGGGGGAAGTGACTTGCACCATCTCCTGTAACCGGGGTCCCTGCTCAG AGAAATCCGCAAACACCACGAAGCTCCAGCATCCGGGGAAGGACGGCGCGAACTTGGGGCTCGCCGTCACCGTCGCCCTCAGCTGCCTGGGCCTGGGGGCCCTCCTTGTGGGCGGGGGCTTGGGCTACCTGCTGCTCACCGGGAGCTGGAGGAGAAAAGGTCCTGG GCCCATAACAGCAAAACAGGACCTGGGAAGACACATGTTCCATAAACACGAGGCGG ACAACAACCAGTACGAGGTGAGCCTTTCTCCCAGCCCCCTGAGGAGTCCCACGAGGGGTGCAGAGAGCAGTGGCCCCGAGCCGAGCCCCGTGGAG CCCCAGACCAGGAACCAGGAAGCCCAAGAGCACCACTATGAG GAGCTGCAGGACCCAGACCCCGCTCCCTACTGTCAACTCTCGCCGACAGTCTGA